A window of Methanolobus sediminis contains these coding sequences:
- a CDS encoding methyltransferase family protein: MVSSIVILIICLVGFAAIHSLLASLPFKRFIRRSLGSRADELYMPVYNLIAVITIIPLVYLLYKNPGEFLYIVPSPWRWLMVGGQVIALIVGPRALRDAPHRFQLKAQLSAPNSPDSIHLNIHGVYRWIRDPFLLSGLVIMWLTPFMTTNLLIIYILTTIYLIMGSIHWESRLVAQFGDEYRDYQKHVHRIIPRLKAYYDK, translated from the coding sequence ATGGTTTCATCCATAGTGATACTTATTATTTGTCTGGTGGGATTTGCAGCTATTCACAGTTTACTGGCCAGTCTTCCGTTCAAGCGTTTCATCAGACGCTCTCTGGGTTCCCGGGCCGATGAACTGTACATGCCTGTCTACAATCTCATTGCGGTGATAACCATTATTCCACTGGTATACCTGCTTTACAAGAACCCCGGAGAGTTCCTGTACATAGTACCATCTCCGTGGCGTTGGTTAATGGTTGGTGGTCAGGTGATAGCTTTAATAGTTGGCCCAAGAGCACTGAGGGATGCACCACACAGGTTCCAGTTAAAGGCCCAGTTATCGGCACCAAATTCACCGGATTCGATCCATCTTAACATACATGGTGTTTACAGGTGGATAAGAGATCCATTCCTTCTCTCAGGACTTGTCATTATGTGGTTAACTCCTTTTATGACAACTAACCTGCTCATTATCTACATACTGACTACGATTTACCTAATTATGGGTTCAATTCATTGGGAAAGCAGATTAGTAGCTCAGTTTGGAGATGAATACCGTGATTACCAGAAACACGTCCATAGGATTATTCCCCGACTCAAAGCTTATTATGATAAATAA
- a CDS encoding MarR family winged helix-turn-helix transcriptional regulator → MTGNKEHLFLIFENLFKIKNECSSDILCGCGLPDITLKQIGYLKIIDRYGEITFSKLAEVTSNSKPTISEMINKFIQMECVYKKRSSEDGRVFHICLTEKGQTICRCEQKALFQLTEKMAYSLTEEELKVLVNILEKIK, encoded by the coding sequence ATGACAGGGAATAAAGAACATTTATTTTTGATCTTTGAGAATCTTTTCAAAATAAAAAATGAGTGTTCATCTGATATCCTATGTGGATGCGGATTACCGGACATTACCCTGAAACAGATCGGATACCTGAAAATAATAGACAGGTATGGAGAAATAACATTCAGCAAACTGGCTGAAGTTACCAGTAACTCCAAGCCCACAATTTCAGAGATGATCAATAAGTTCATTCAAATGGAATGTGTTTATAAAAAAAGATCTTCTGAAGATGGTAGGGTGTTCCATATTTGTCTGACTGAAAAAGGACAGACAATATGTCGCTGCGAACAGAAAGCTTTGTTCCAGTTAACTGAAAAAATGGCATACTCATTAACCGAAGAGGAGTTAAAAGTGCTTGTAAATATTCTGGAAAAAATAAAATGA
- a CDS encoding MFS transporter, with protein sequence MTPSPAVSGVTEGKVLFPLYMITFIGTLGFGIILTFLIFLVADFGGNAIVYGLLVSTYPAFQLIGAPILGKWSDIYGRKKILLLSQIGTMIAWFIFLIALFLPVTSLVSVNSGLLGTFIITLPLLVLFFARALDGITGGNVSVANAYLADVTPEEERNKNFGRMSVASNLGYVAGPALAGILGITIYRELIPVSAAFVISVAGTIIVMYMLPETHMCTLKEYIRPVGIKKILGQEAKECYQVEGVRNISFREIFRLDHIPFILSLYFLIFLGFNIYYTAFPAFAVDILEWNPAQLGIYFSIISAMMAFIQGPVLSRLSKIYSESILSITGCFVLGLQFILIATGNLFLIYLAGVFFAFGNGIMWPSIMSLLSKFAGNVYQGSVQGFAMSGGSLASIIGLLVGGLLYTQLKAVSFLIAGGVIYLVFLLSFRLIKAERKRAEEMIDHRT encoded by the coding sequence TTACATTTCTCATATTTCTTGTCGCTGATTTTGGCGGGAATGCAATAGTATACGGATTGCTTGTGTCAACATATCCTGCATTTCAGCTGATAGGTGCTCCTATACTCGGGAAGTGGTCAGATATCTATGGCAGGAAAAAGATACTACTGCTCAGTCAGATAGGAACAATGATAGCCTGGTTCATCTTCCTTATTGCCCTTTTCCTACCGGTTACCTCGCTGGTATCTGTAAATTCCGGTCTGCTTGGAACATTTATCATAACTTTACCCTTACTTGTTCTCTTCTTTGCAAGGGCCCTGGATGGTATCACCGGAGGGAATGTCTCCGTAGCAAATGCTTATCTTGCAGACGTAACACCTGAAGAAGAAAGGAACAAGAACTTTGGCAGGATGTCTGTTGCCTCGAACCTTGGATATGTGGCTGGCCCTGCTCTTGCAGGTATTCTGGGAATTACCATATACAGAGAACTGATTCCTGTATCAGCAGCATTTGTCATATCAGTTGCAGGCACTATTATCGTTATGTACATGCTACCGGAAACACATATGTGCACCTTGAAAGAATATATAAGACCGGTAGGAATCAAGAAGATACTTGGACAGGAAGCTAAGGAGTGTTATCAGGTTGAAGGTGTCAGGAATATCTCTTTCAGGGAGATATTCCGTTTGGATCACATCCCATTCATCCTTTCATTATATTTCCTGATATTTCTGGGCTTTAATATCTATTATACAGCCTTTCCGGCTTTTGCCGTTGATATCCTTGAATGGAACCCTGCACAACTGGGTATCTATTTTTCCATTATCAGTGCAATGATGGCATTTATTCAGGGTCCGGTATTGAGCAGACTATCAAAAATATATTCAGAGTCCATTCTATCGATCACAGGTTGTTTTGTTCTTGGACTCCAATTCATACTGATAGCCACAGGTAACTTGTTCCTGATCTATCTTGCAGGAGTGTTCTTTGCTTTTGGGAACGGGATAATGTGGCCATCCATTATGTCATTGCTATCGAAATTTGCGGGAAATGTCTATCAGGGATCCGTACAGGGTTTTGCCATGAGTGGTGGCAGCCTTGCAAGTATAATAGGATTGCTTGTTGGGGGTTTATTATACACACAACTGAAAGCAGTATCATTCCTGATAGCCGGTGGAGTGATATATCTGGTATTCCTGCTATCCTTCAGACTAATAAAGGCTGAAAGGAAAAGAGCGGAAGAGATGATTGACCACAGAACCTGA
- the lon gene encoding endopeptidase La, producing the protein MTTQKNNIENESIIIRLSEIVVYPESHTKFLADKNAGEILLSKMENEQETTYAVGLTLKEDAKLTEMREDDLYRVGNLLEIESVTPAREGYLISAKSAGRIKVVSLYQKDEMFYATYEELPDIEDLDEGMHAFVLHDIKRTISNIGENFQRSEHFLKPINDMESIDQIMGYVTPYMPIDLEEKQALLETLSIRERYLKFFYILVKQKENIQLQMELAKKVGEKMNKTHREAMLREQIKVIKEELNETDDPISGEGGYQERIDNSGMPEEIHKKATSELRKLESAGSQSPEANIIRNYLDLLLDLPWTTGEKKDIDINEARKFLENNHNGLEKVKERIIQHLAVMKLKHEKQGSIILFTGPPGTGKTSLGKSIADALGREYVRVSLGGVKDEAEIRGHRRTYIGAMPGRIIQGIKKAGTRNPVFILDEIDKLSSSYSGDPASALLEVLDPEQNNAFSDHYLEVPYDLSEVLFIATANSLSTIPGPLLDRMEIIEISGYTKNEKLAIAKDHLLPDILEDHGLDENMLQIDEEALDGIIDHYTREAGVRGLKKQLARTARFVSEKIVSGNAELPYVVHADMLKEILGKELIRQDEARKENVPGVVTGLAWTPVGGDILFIEGTFMPGKGKLTLTGQLGDVMKESAQISLSLVKSRLANTANSFDFTESDIHIHVPSGATPKDGPSAGVTLLTALTSLITGKAVDSKLAMTGEVTLSGAVLPVGGIKEKVLAAHRAGIKKIILPHENERDLEDVPEEVRNELKFVPVDTIEDVLKEALDIDLHRPVVCYSGRHLHHHGISEI; encoded by the coding sequence ATGACAACGCAAAAAAACAACATAGAAAATGAGAGTATAATAATCAGGCTCTCTGAGATAGTAGTCTATCCTGAAAGCCACACAAAATTCCTGGCTGATAAAAATGCCGGAGAGATATTGCTCTCAAAGATGGAGAATGAACAGGAAACAACATACGCAGTAGGCCTGACCCTAAAAGAGGATGCAAAGCTTACTGAAATGAGAGAAGATGATCTCTATAGGGTAGGAAACCTGCTTGAAATCGAATCCGTAACTCCTGCCCGTGAAGGTTACCTGATATCTGCAAAATCTGCCGGAAGAATTAAAGTCGTTTCTTTGTATCAGAAAGATGAAATGTTCTATGCAACATATGAAGAACTTCCTGATATAGAAGATCTCGATGAGGGTATGCATGCATTTGTCCTTCATGATATTAAGCGTACTATAAGCAATATAGGAGAAAATTTCCAGCGCTCAGAACATTTCCTCAAACCCATTAATGATATGGAGTCGATTGACCAGATAATGGGATATGTCACACCTTATATGCCTATAGACCTTGAAGAAAAACAGGCACTGCTGGAAACACTTTCCATTCGTGAACGCTATTTGAAGTTCTTCTACATACTGGTAAAGCAAAAAGAGAACATCCAACTTCAGATGGAACTTGCAAAGAAGGTCGGCGAAAAGATGAACAAGACGCATCGTGAAGCCATGCTGCGTGAACAGATCAAGGTGATCAAGGAAGAACTCAATGAAACCGATGACCCGATATCAGGTGAAGGCGGCTATCAGGAAAGAATAGACAATTCTGGCATGCCTGAAGAGATCCACAAGAAAGCCACTTCAGAACTGAGAAAACTGGAATCAGCAGGTTCCCAGAGTCCTGAAGCCAACATAATCAGAAATTACCTTGACCTTCTGCTTGATCTCCCATGGACAACCGGGGAGAAAAAGGACATTGACATCAACGAAGCACGCAAATTCCTTGAAAACAATCACAATGGCCTTGAGAAAGTAAAGGAGAGAATTATCCAGCACCTTGCTGTAATGAAACTAAAGCATGAGAAGCAGGGTTCAATAATTCTCTTTACGGGTCCTCCCGGTACAGGAAAGACCAGTCTTGGTAAGAGTATCGCAGATGCTCTTGGCAGGGAATATGTACGTGTAAGTCTTGGAGGTGTCAAGGATGAAGCTGAGATCCGCGGACATCGCAGGACGTACATCGGAGCTATGCCTGGAAGGATAATTCAGGGTATCAAGAAGGCAGGAACCAGAAACCCTGTGTTCATACTGGATGAAATTGACAAGCTTTCATCTTCATACTCCGGAGATCCTGCAAGTGCATTGCTTGAAGTCCTTGACCCGGAGCAGAACAATGCTTTCTCTGATCATTACCTGGAAGTCCCATACGACCTGTCCGAGGTATTGTTCATAGCAACTGCCAACTCTCTCTCAACCATTCCAGGTCCATTGCTTGACAGAATGGAGATAATTGAGATATCAGGCTATACAAAGAATGAGAAACTTGCAATTGCAAAGGACCATTTGCTTCCGGATATACTGGAAGATCACGGGCTTGATGAAAATATGCTTCAGATTGATGAGGAAGCATTGGATGGTATCATTGACCATTATACAAGGGAAGCAGGTGTTCGAGGTCTGAAAAAGCAGCTTGCAAGAACTGCAAGATTCGTGTCGGAAAAGATAGTATCAGGAAATGCAGAACTTCCATATGTTGTACATGCTGACATGCTAAAAGAGATACTTGGCAAAGAACTGATACGTCAGGATGAGGCACGTAAGGAGAATGTACCTGGTGTTGTAACCGGACTTGCATGGACCCCTGTTGGAGGAGATATCCTGTTCATAGAGGGTACTTTCATGCCGGGTAAGGGTAAACTAACACTTACAGGCCAGCTTGGTGATGTGATGAAGGAATCAGCACAGATCTCACTGAGTCTTGTAAAGTCAAGGCTTGCAAACACTGCAAACAGCTTTGATTTTACAGAAAGTGATATCCATATCCATGTGCCTTCAGGAGCTACACCAAAGGACGGTCCGTCTGCAGGTGTAACGCTGCTTACTGCACTGACATCCCTGATTACCGGAAAGGCAGTTGATTCAAAACTTGCCATGACAGGTGAAGTTACCCTTAGTGGTGCGGTCTTGCCTGTCGGAGGTATCAAAGAGAAGGTGCTTGCAGCACACAGAGCTGGTATAAAGAAGATCATTCTTCCGCATGAGAATGAAAGGGATCTTGAAGATGTACCTGAGGAAGTAAGAAATGAGCTGAAATTCGTGCCGGTAGATACAATTGAAGATGTCCTCAAGGAAGCTCTGGATATTGACCTGCACAGACCTGTAGTATGCTATTCAGGACGCCATCTGCATCATCATGGAATAAGCGAGATTTAA
- a CDS encoding ferritin family protein: MSEKTLNLKRAIDSLREELEAIDWYNQRVDACTDENLKKILIHNADEEKEHAAMLLEWIRQHDDAFAHELKDYLFSEEEDIASLEE, translated from the coding sequence ATGTCAGAAAAGACTTTGAACCTGAAAAGAGCTATTGATTCTTTAAGAGAAGAACTGGAAGCAATTGACTGGTACAATCAGAGAGTAGATGCTTGCACTGATGAGAACCTTAAGAAAATCCTTATCCATAACGCAGATGAGGAAAAAGAACACGCAGCAATGCTACTTGAGTGGATCAGACAGCATGATGACGCCTTCGCACATGAGCTAAAAGATTACCTTTTCTCTGAAGAAGAAGACATAGCAAGCCTTGAAGAATAA